The following proteins come from a genomic window of Myxococcales bacterium:
- a CDS encoding sigma-70 family RNA polymerase sigma factor — MASAFDGASLRAYRNNLQGVTPLDRETERDLARRWLAGDNAAGEKIVEACLPFVIAIALEYRRWGIPLEDIVQQGNLGLLRAAKKFDPERDVRLATYAAYWIRAEIREYVVRSYRVVRLGTTKGERKALRAYRTSTVRDVDSLMQASGLSRERVEMLMPLLASREMSLDHSVGEDSSPAVDRLQSNDPSPEDEAASHEGRDRAEAAVSLALRSLSERERLIVRERLMNDEPITLQRLGEMLGVSKERVRQLEERARDKLRGHLQEFRAYAEAV; from the coding sequence ATGGCATCGGCGTTCGATGGAGCATCTCTCCGCGCATATCGAAACAACCTTCAGGGCGTGACGCCGCTCGACCGTGAGACCGAGAGGGATCTGGCGCGACGCTGGCTCGCCGGCGACAACGCGGCAGGCGAAAAGATCGTCGAAGCGTGCCTCCCGTTCGTCATCGCCATCGCGCTGGAGTACCGGCGCTGGGGAATCCCCCTCGAAGACATCGTCCAACAGGGCAACCTTGGTCTGCTCCGCGCGGCGAAGAAGTTCGATCCCGAGCGAGACGTTCGCCTCGCCACCTACGCGGCCTACTGGATTCGCGCGGAGATTCGCGAATACGTGGTTCGCTCCTACCGAGTCGTGCGCCTCGGCACCACGAAGGGCGAGCGCAAGGCCCTCCGCGCTTATCGAACGTCCACGGTGCGCGACGTCGACTCGCTCATGCAGGCCTCCGGGCTCTCCCGCGAACGCGTTGAGATGTTGATGCCGCTTCTGGCGTCACGCGAGATGAGCCTCGATCACTCCGTCGGCGAAGATTCTTCGCCGGCCGTCGACCGACTCCAGTCGAACGACCCGAGCCCCGAAGACGAAGCGGCGTCCCATGAAGGACGCGACCGCGCCGAGGCCGCCGTGTCGTTGGCGCTTCGCTCGCTCTCGGAGCGCGAGCGCCTCATCGTTCGCGAACGCCTCATGAACGATGAGCCCATCACGCTGCAGCGCCTCGGCGAAATGTTGGGCGTCAGCAAGGAGCGCGTGCGCCAGCTCGAAGAGCGCGCCCGCGACAAGCTCCGCGGGCACCTCCAAGAGTTCCGCGCCTACGCAGAAGCCGTCTGA